The following are from one region of the Phormidium sp. PBR-2020 genome:
- a CDS encoding ShlB/FhaC/HecB family hemolysin secretion/activation protein, whose product MGVGLVRSRAIAVPAPFAIAQLAPPQSPELPPLPDRLPPPSPEILVPPLGPPEDLQGPSEAVGEIQVREIQVLGNTVFSAEELAPITEAYEGRSLVFEDLINLRTQITDLYVENGYTTSGAFIPPQDVTDGVVQVQVVEGRLDRLTIAGVSRLSEGYIRRRIGRAAEPPLSLPELERALQLLQQDPAIASVRAELVAGRAPGLSELRLNLTEASPVQGGGRLANRNSPNVGSIRPSAQLEFHSPLGIGDSLWGEFGITEGVREGGMEYQVPLNSQNTRLSLRYRRGRSRVVQRPFNVLGIRSTEENWQLGLSHPIWETPNDQFRLGLSLGIERSRTFLSENDPFSFSEGPQQGRSNLTVLRFTQEWSSRSPAEVVAARSQVSLGLDAFNATRNEDDPDGQFFAWLGQFQWVRSLSPDTLLITRVASQLSTDPLLPISQFGIGGPDTVRGYLQNQRVGDSGVIASVEFRYPLIQDPGGWGTLQIAPFLDVGTVWNLGGDREVPTPQTLVGTGVGLRWDVNPDLSATLDWGIPLVGVGDRGDSLQGNGIYFSIEYNLF is encoded by the coding sequence ATGGGCGTTGGACTGGTCAGAAGCCGGGCGATTGCGGTTCCTGCACCCTTCGCGATCGCCCAACTGGCCCCTCCCCAATCCCCAGAGTTACCGCCACTTCCCGATCGCCTCCCTCCCCCAAGTCCCGAGATTTTAGTTCCTCCCCTGGGCCCTCCTGAGGATTTGCAGGGGCCCTCAGAGGCGGTGGGGGAGATTCAGGTGCGGGAGATTCAGGTCTTAGGTAACACCGTCTTCTCTGCTGAGGAGTTGGCCCCCATCACCGAGGCCTATGAGGGGCGATCGCTGGTGTTTGAAGATTTAATCAACCTACGTACCCAGATTACCGACCTCTATGTAGAGAATGGTTACACCACGTCGGGGGCCTTTATTCCTCCCCAAGATGTCACCGATGGGGTAGTGCAAGTTCAGGTGGTGGAGGGACGCTTGGATCGGCTGACGATCGCAGGGGTAAGCCGCTTGTCGGAGGGCTATATTCGCCGCCGGATTGGTCGCGCGGCGGAGCCTCCTTTGAGTCTACCGGAGTTGGAACGGGCCCTACAACTACTCCAACAAGATCCGGCGATCGCCTCAGTGCGGGCGGAACTCGTGGCGGGACGGGCCCCAGGCTTGAGTGAGTTACGGCTCAATTTAACGGAAGCCTCTCCCGTTCAAGGGGGGGGGCGCTTAGCCAACCGAAATTCTCCCAATGTGGGTTCAATTCGTCCCTCCGCACAATTGGAGTTTCACAGTCCCCTGGGGATTGGCGATTCTCTGTGGGGAGAATTTGGCATCACTGAAGGGGTGCGGGAGGGGGGGATGGAGTATCAGGTTCCTCTCAATTCCCAGAATACTCGTCTCTCTCTTCGTTATAGGCGGGGGCGATCGCGGGTGGTGCAGCGGCCCTTTAATGTCTTAGGAATCCGCTCGACTGAGGAAAACTGGCAGTTGGGCCTGTCTCATCCCATCTGGGAAACCCCCAATGATCAGTTTCGGCTGGGCCTGTCGTTAGGAATCGAGCGATCGCGCACCTTCCTCTCTGAGAATGACCCCTTTTCCTTTTCTGAGGGTCCTCAACAGGGTCGTTCCAATTTAACCGTTTTACGATTCACCCAGGAATGGTCCTCTCGTTCCCCCGCTGAAGTGGTGGCCGCGCGATCGCAGGTTAGTCTCGGACTCGATGCGTTCAATGCAACCCGTAATGAAGATGACCCCGATGGGCAGTTTTTCGCCTGGCTGGGACAATTCCAATGGGTGCGATCGCTCTCCCCAGACACTCTCCTGATTACCCGTGTCGCCAGCCAATTATCTACCGATCCCTTGCTTCCCATTTCTCAGTTTGGCATTGGCGGTCCCGATACCGTTCGTGGTTATCTGCAAAATCAACGGGTTGGCGATAGTGGGGTGATTGCATCTGTGGAGTTTCGCTATCCCCTGATTCAAGACCCCGGAGGCTGGGGAACCTTACAAATTGCTCCCTTTTTAGATGTGGGAACCGTCTGGAATTTGGGGGGCGATCGCGAGGTTCCCACCCCTCAAACCCTGGTGGGAACTGGAGTTGGACTCCGTTGGGATGTCAACCCCGATTTATCAGCAACTCTCGATTGGGGGATTCCTTTAGTGGGAGTGGGCGATCGGGGCGACTCCCTACAAGGCAATGGCATTTATTTCTCCATAGAATATAATTTATTTTAG
- the hpsE gene encoding hormogonium polysaccharide biosynthesis glycosyltransferase HpsE: protein MDFTVAICTYNGEQRVPQVLDALARQQGTEEISWEVLVVDNNSGDRTAEVVQGYDWASRAPGNSRLRWLLEPRQGTAYARRRAMEEAASEDWVGFLDDDNLPGETWVKEAFQFGCNRPEIGAYGGIIQAKLDAPPPDYFDAVKLRLAVYNRGDRPFCYARTAQPRIVPAAPGSVIRKQAWRECVPEKLLLQGRDEAGQTYVGACEDLETLFYIQNSDWQIWHNPKMEIWHHLPPSRLERDYLLKISRTAGLSNHALRIARLGGKVRVLMPLYFLSDGLKLGYYYLKYSRGFAEDVARACEFQERIGRLLSPFYI from the coding sequence ATGGATTTTACTGTCGCCATTTGTACCTATAACGGAGAACAGCGAGTTCCCCAAGTCTTAGACGCCTTGGCGCGACAGCAGGGAACCGAGGAGATCTCCTGGGAGGTTTTGGTGGTGGATAATAATAGTGGCGATCGCACCGCTGAGGTGGTTCAAGGGTATGATTGGGCCAGTCGTGCGCCGGGGAATAGCCGTTTGCGATGGCTGTTGGAACCACGACAGGGAACCGCCTACGCCCGTCGTCGGGCCATGGAAGAAGCCGCCAGCGAGGACTGGGTGGGGTTTCTCGATGATGATAATTTGCCCGGAGAAACTTGGGTCAAGGAGGCGTTTCAATTCGGCTGCAATCGCCCGGAAATTGGCGCATACGGGGGGATTATCCAGGCAAAACTCGACGCCCCCCCTCCCGACTATTTTGACGCCGTCAAGCTGCGTTTAGCGGTCTATAATCGCGGCGATCGCCCCTTTTGTTATGCCCGCACCGCCCAACCCCGGATTGTTCCCGCCGCACCCGGTTCTGTGATTCGTAAACAGGCCTGGCGCGAGTGTGTTCCCGAGAAATTGTTGTTACAGGGGCGAGATGAGGCGGGACAAACTTATGTGGGGGCTTGCGAGGATTTGGAAACTCTGTTTTATATCCAAAACAGTGATTGGCAGATTTGGCATAATCCCAAGATGGAGATTTGGCATCATTTACCCCCATCTCGCTTAGAACGAGACTATTTATTGAAAATTTCTCGCACGGCGGGGCTATCAAATCACGCCTTACGAATTGCGCGTTTGGGGGGGAAGGTACGGGTTTTGATGCCTCTCTATTTCCTCTCCGATGGGTTAAAGTTGGGGTACTATTATCTTAAGTATTCTCGGGGTTTTGCTGAGGATGTGGCGAGGGCTTGTGAGTTTCAGGAGAGGATTGGTCGTTTATTAAGTCCCTTTTATATTTGA
- the fba gene encoding fructose-bisphosphate aldolase class II (catalyzes the reversible aldol condensation of dihydroxyacetonephosphate and glyceraldehyde 3-phosphate in the Calvin cycle, glycolysis, and/or gluconeogenesis) translates to MALVPMRLLLDHAAENGYGIPAYNVNNMEQILAIMEAANETNSPVILQASRGARKYAGENFLRHLVMAAVETYPHIPIVMHQDHGNGPATCYSAIRNGFTSVMMDGSLEEDAKTPASFEYNVNVTKTVVDVAHSVGVSVEGELGCLGSLETGKGDKEDGHGAEGVLTREQLLTDPDEAVEFVERTQVDALAVAIGTSHGAYKFTRKPTGEILAINRIEEIHSRLPNTHLVMHGSSSVPQEWLDMINQYGGAIPETYGVPLEEIQKGIKSGVRKVNIDTDNRLAITAAIREAAAKDPANFDPRHFMKPSIKYMKQVCAKRYDAFGTAGNATKIKQIPLDEFAAKYASGELAAKTKSAVSA, encoded by the coding sequence ATGGCATTAGTCCCCATGCGTCTGCTGCTCGACCACGCAGCGGAAAACGGTTACGGTATCCCCGCATACAACGTCAATAATATGGAGCAGATCCTGGCAATCATGGAGGCTGCCAACGAAACCAACAGCCCCGTGATTCTTCAGGCTTCTCGCGGCGCACGTAAGTATGCTGGTGAAAACTTCCTGCGTCACCTGGTGATGGCTGCGGTGGAAACCTACCCCCATATCCCCATCGTGATGCACCAAGATCACGGGAATGGCCCCGCTACCTGCTACTCTGCCATCCGCAATGGCTTTACCAGCGTCATGATGGATGGTTCCTTGGAAGAGGATGCCAAAACCCCCGCTAGCTTTGAGTACAACGTCAATGTCACCAAAACCGTGGTTGACGTGGCTCACTCCGTTGGTGTCAGCGTTGAAGGTGAACTCGGTTGCCTCGGTTCCCTCGAAACCGGTAAAGGTGACAAAGAAGATGGCCACGGCGCTGAAGGTGTCTTGACTCGTGAGCAACTCCTCACCGATCCGGATGAAGCCGTTGAGTTCGTTGAACGCACTCAAGTTGATGCCCTCGCGGTTGCCATTGGTACCAGCCACGGTGCCTACAAATTCACCCGCAAACCCACGGGTGAAATTCTGGCCATCAACCGCATTGAAGAAATCCACAGCCGTCTCCCCAACACCCACTTGGTGATGCACGGTTCGTCCTCCGTTCCTCAGGAATGGCTGGATATGATTAACCAGTACGGTGGTGCTATCCCCGAAACCTACGGTGTGCCTCTCGAAGAAATTCAAAAAGGCATCAAGAGCGGTGTTCGCAAGGTTAACATCGACACCGACAACCGTTTGGCAATTACGGCGGCTATTCGCGAAGCGGCTGCGAAAGATCCCGCTAACTTCGATCCTCGCCACTTCATGAAGCCTTCGATTAAGTACATGAAGCAAGTCTGTGCCAAACGCTATGATGCCTTCGGTACGGCTGGCAATGCCACCAAAATCAAGCAAATTCCTCTGGATGAGTTTGCGGCGAAGTATGCTAGTGGCGAACTGGCTGCGAAAACCAAGTCTGCGGTTTCTGCGTAG
- a CDS encoding ABC transporter ATP-binding protein, whose product MTDTILQLDGLTKHYPQTAVPAVDTVNLSLEKGQILSLLGPSGCGKTTLLRLIAGFERPNEGQIVLENRAIAGRGRWVPPEKRNLGMVFQEYALFPHLTVFDNIAFGLKKRQLKADEIKQRVTEALGLVELDGLGKRYPHQLSGGQRQRVALARAIAPRPVLMLLDEPLSNLDVRVRLYLRHEIRAILKKTGMTAVFVTHDCEEAMSISDVVGVMRQGRLEQMDTPEAIYREPASRFVAEFVTQANFLQARRSGSEWETELGRFSVAAAGELSGELGDVMIREEDVIVQPDESGEVQVRDRQFLGREHRYCLQMPSGQCVHARSHEILGLPIGARVKVQIPQEAARVFPPAHRELTASVK is encoded by the coding sequence ATGACTGATACGATTCTCCAGCTTGATGGCTTAACCAAGCATTATCCCCAAACAGCCGTTCCAGCCGTGGATACGGTCAATTTGTCCTTGGAAAAAGGGCAGATTCTCTCTCTGCTGGGGCCCTCAGGTTGTGGTAAAACCACCTTATTGCGTTTGATTGCTGGCTTTGAACGACCTAATGAGGGTCAGATTGTCTTGGAGAACCGAGCCATTGCCGGCCGGGGGCGCTGGGTTCCTCCAGAGAAGCGAAATCTGGGCATGGTGTTTCAGGAATATGCCCTATTTCCTCATTTGACCGTGTTCGATAACATTGCCTTTGGTTTGAAGAAGCGACAACTCAAGGCTGATGAGATTAAACAGCGGGTGACTGAGGCCTTGGGTTTGGTGGAACTTGATGGCCTCGGGAAGCGCTATCCCCACCAGCTTTCTGGGGGACAACGGCAACGGGTAGCCCTGGCCCGGGCGATCGCCCCTCGGCCGGTGTTGATGCTGTTGGATGAGCCTCTGAGTAATCTGGATGTGCGAGTACGCCTCTATTTGCGCCATGAGATTCGCGCCATTCTCAAGAAAACTGGCATGACGGCGGTGTTCGTGACTCATGATTGCGAAGAAGCTATGTCCATCTCCGATGTGGTGGGGGTGATGCGTCAGGGACGATTGGAACAGATGGATACCCCTGAAGCTATTTATCGTGAACCGGCTTCGCGGTTTGTGGCTGAGTTTGTGACACAGGCGAATTTCTTGCAGGCCCGTCGTTCGGGGAGTGAGTGGGAAACTGAACTCGGTCGCTTTTCCGTGGCGGCCGCGGGGGAACTCTCCGGGGAACTCGGGGATGTAATGATTCGTGAGGAAGATGTCATTGTGCAGCCGGATGAGTCGGGAGAGGTTCAGGTGCGCGATCGCCAGTTCCTGGGCCGGGAACATCGCTATTGTCTGCAAATGCCCTCGGGCCAATGTGTTCATGCCCGTAGTCATGAGATATTAGGACTGCCGATTGGCGCGCGAGTTAAAGTCCAGATTCCTCAGGAGGCGGCCCGGGTGTTTCCGCCGGCCCATCGGGAGTTGACGGCCTCGGTAAAATAA
- a CDS encoding DUF561 domain-containing protein, giving the protein MTMLARLQDSLRRGQALKIIAGLTNFDRQSVARTVKAAHLGGATFLDIAADAELVRLAKSLTDLPICVSAVVAEDFLEPVAAGADLIEIGNFDAFYAQGRRFEAPEVLELTRATRALLPEITLSVTVPHILPLDEQVRLAEALVEAGADLIQTEGGTSSQPSHGGTLGLIEKAAPTLAAAAEISRAVSVPVLCASGISNVTAPLAIAAGAAGVGVGSAVNRLESEIEAIAAVRGLVEALEGVNHPALRL; this is encoded by the coding sequence ATGACCATGCTTGCACGTCTCCAAGATAGCCTTCGTCGCGGCCAGGCGCTGAAAATCATTGCTGGACTGACCAACTTCGATCGCCAGTCCGTGGCCCGCACCGTAAAAGCGGCCCATCTCGGGGGGGCGACGTTCCTGGATATCGCAGCGGATGCCGAGTTGGTGCGTTTAGCCAAATCCCTGACGGATTTACCCATCTGTGTCTCCGCCGTGGTGGCCGAGGACTTCCTCGAACCCGTCGCTGCTGGGGCTGATTTGATTGAAATTGGTAACTTTGACGCCTTCTACGCCCAAGGCCGTCGCTTTGAAGCCCCCGAAGTGCTGGAACTGACTCGGGCCACCCGCGCCCTTCTGCCTGAGATTACCCTCTCGGTGACGGTTCCCCATATCTTGCCCCTCGATGAACAAGTCCGTCTGGCGGAAGCCTTGGTTGAGGCTGGGGCCGATTTAATCCAAACCGAAGGAGGAACCAGTAGCCAACCTAGCCATGGGGGAACCCTGGGCCTGATTGAGAAAGCCGCCCCCACCCTGGCCGCCGCTGCCGAGATTTCTCGGGCGGTGTCGGTTCCCGTTCTCTGCGCCTCGGGGATTTCCAATGTCACCGCCCCTCTGGCCATTGCGGCGGGGGCCGCTGGCGTCGGGGTAGGATCGGCCGTTAACCGCCTCGAAAGTGAGATTGAGGCCATCGCCGCTGTACGGGGCTTGGTTGAGGCCCTTGAGGGGGTTAATCATCCCGCCCTCCGCCTCTAA
- a CDS encoding glycosyltransferase family 4 protein — translation MKIAYLTEFNLTQFNPQSLPRNKLGHGQKCRAIFEALNHHHSVISVHHLNKQREHSALLPKLKRRYHKLFQKTYLPWTEPQFTREYGQQLQTECDRLNPDIILTSDSNLIAYLNLNQPIALWTDTSYAGLIDHYPGYQTLCSASRRQLYDLDERAYQRCRGLFFASQWAADIALEAYQLPSDKINVIPFGANLSQVPTTAQVEAWRRSRPKLPCKLLFIGVDWQRKGGDMALAVAQELNQRGYPTELTLVGCQPPHPVPSFVQSLGFLNRQQPQDAATLDRLLGESHFLILPSRAECYGHVLCEANAFGVPVLTSDVGGIPTVVRQGVNGQRFPLDATAADYCNWIEPLLQEGGYQDLAQTARQEFEQRLNWQVGAASLAHQLQGWV, via the coding sequence ATGAAAATCGCCTATCTCACCGAATTTAACCTAACCCAATTCAATCCCCAAAGCCTACCCCGTAACAAACTCGGACATGGACAAAAATGCCGAGCCATCTTTGAAGCCCTAAACCACCACCACAGCGTTATTTCAGTCCATCATCTCAACAAACAGCGAGAACACAGCGCCCTTCTCCCCAAACTCAAACGCCGCTACCATAAACTTTTTCAGAAAACCTATCTCCCTTGGACCGAACCCCAGTTTACCCGTGAGTATGGACAACAACTTCAAACCGAGTGCGATCGCCTCAACCCAGACATTATCCTAACCTCCGACAGTAACCTCATTGCCTACCTCAACCTCAACCAACCCATCGCCCTCTGGACAGATACCTCCTACGCCGGTTTAATTGACCATTATCCCGGCTATCAAACCCTCTGTTCCGCCAGTCGGCGACAACTCTATGATTTGGATGAACGGGCCTATCAACGCTGTCGGGGGCTATTTTTCGCTTCCCAGTGGGCCGCCGACATCGCCCTGGAGGCCTATCAACTTCCCTCAGACAAAATTAACGTCATTCCCTTCGGGGCCAATCTCTCCCAAGTTCCCACCACGGCCCAAGTCGAGGCCTGGCGGCGATCGCGCCCCAAGCTACCCTGTAAACTTCTCTTTATTGGGGTAGATTGGCAACGCAAAGGGGGAGATATGGCCCTAGCGGTAGCCCAGGAACTCAATCAGCGGGGCTATCCCACCGAACTAACCCTTGTGGGCTGTCAACCGCCCCACCCCGTCCCCTCTTTCGTCCAGAGTTTGGGCTTTCTCAACCGTCAACAGCCCCAAGACGCCGCCACCCTCGATCGCCTCTTAGGGGAGTCTCACTTCCTCATACTTCCCTCGCGGGCCGAATGTTACGGCCATGTTCTCTGTGAAGCCAACGCCTTCGGGGTTCCCGTTCTCACCAGTGACGTGGGGGGAATCCCCACCGTTGTACGTCAGGGTGTCAACGGCCAACGCTTTCCCCTCGACGCCACAGCAGCGGACTATTGCAATTGGATTGAACCCCTCTTACAGGAGGGCGGCTATCAAGATTTAGCCCAAACCGCGAGACAGGAGTTTGAACAGCGTCTGAATTGGCAGGTAGGGGCCGCCAGCTTGGCCCATCAGCTTCAGGGGTGGGTTTGA
- a CDS encoding FGGY-family carbohydrate kinase, with the protein MGYALGVDFGTSGVRAILIDEAKTPVWQTRVPLEQQTPAAWWMGLSTVLDQISEDWREGIGAIALNGTSGTVLLCDDRGQPISDTLLYNDSRANSVSPEVKQRVPPHHPAASSTSSFSKLIWFRQQSSLPPNTYFLHQADWLSFRLHGKLGISDYHNSLKLGYDPQSLRYPDWIPQDTPRLPKVVAPGIAIGTVTPDICQRFHLPRHCRVHAGTTDSIAAFLASGAHQPGDAVTSLGSTLVLKLLSRQRVDDGRYGVYSHRLGDLWLTGGASNTGGAVLQRFFSETELQELSDRLPRGPSCLQYYPLLQPGERFPINDPNYPPQLDPKPDNSLEFLHGLLDSMARIEAEGYQRLQNLGATELQRVYTAGGGAKNSAWMRLREVRLGVPVTRSLETEAAYGTALLALRSSLNSP; encoded by the coding sequence ATGGGATATGCACTTGGCGTTGATTTTGGCACATCTGGGGTGCGGGCTATCCTGATTGATGAGGCAAAAACCCCAGTTTGGCAGACACGAGTTCCCTTGGAACAGCAAACCCCGGCGGCTTGGTGGATGGGGTTGTCTACCGTTTTAGATCAGATTTCAGAGGATTGGCGGGAGGGAATTGGGGCGATCGCCCTCAACGGAACCTCAGGAACGGTCCTGCTGTGCGACGACAGGGGACAACCCATCTCTGACACCCTACTCTACAACGACTCCCGCGCCAATTCCGTCTCCCCAGAGGTTAAACAGCGAGTTCCCCCCCATCATCCCGCCGCCAGTAGTACCTCCAGTTTTAGTAAACTGATCTGGTTTCGTCAGCAATCGTCTCTCCCGCCAAACACCTATTTTCTCCATCAAGCGGACTGGTTGAGTTTCCGACTCCACGGAAAACTGGGAATCAGTGACTATCACAACAGCCTGAAACTCGGCTATGATCCGCAATCGCTGAGATATCCAGACTGGATTCCCCAAGATACCCCACGCCTTCCCAAGGTTGTCGCCCCCGGAATAGCTATTGGAACGGTGACTCCAGACATCTGCCAACGCTTTCACCTACCCCGCCACTGTCGGGTTCATGCAGGAACCACCGATAGTATTGCAGCATTTCTGGCCAGTGGGGCCCATCAGCCGGGGGATGCTGTCACCTCCCTCGGATCAACGTTAGTCTTAAAACTTCTCAGTCGTCAGCGTGTTGATGATGGCCGCTATGGAGTCTATAGCCACCGTTTGGGGGATTTATGGCTTACAGGAGGTGCCTCGAATACTGGGGGGGCGGTTCTACAACGGTTCTTCTCTGAAACCGAGTTACAGGAGTTGAGCGATCGCCTCCCCAGGGGCCCCAGTTGTCTACAGTATTATCCTCTCTTGCAACCGGGGGAACGGTTCCCCATCAATGACCCTAACTATCCCCCACAATTAGACCCCAAACCGGACAATTCCCTAGAGTTTCTTCATGGACTTCTCGATAGTATGGCCCGAATTGAAGCTGAAGGCTATCAACGGTTACAGAACCTGGGGGCAACGGAACTGCAACGAGTTTATACGGCCGGAGGTGGAGCGAAAAATTCTGCTTGGATGCGCCTACGAGAGGTACGCCTGGGAGTTCCGGTGACGCGTTCTCTGGAAACTGAAGCGGCCTATGGAACGGCGTTATTGGCCCTGCGCTCCAGTCTCAATTCGCCTTGA
- a CDS encoding nucleotidyltransferase domain-containing protein, with amino-acid sequence MSFNTDKLDQILKERATQNENQRQEVLKSVQRWLDDHAETYGVEQAYIFGSLTRPYQFQPHSDIDIAVEQVDPEGMFLMISFLMTDMNRDVDVIDLRKCHFAHKIRETGILWTTPKNAS; translated from the coding sequence ATGAGTTTTAATACCGACAAACTCGATCAGATACTCAAGGAACGGGCAACCCAGAACGAAAATCAGCGACAGGAGGTTCTTAAATCCGTCCAACGCTGGCTAGATGACCATGCTGAAACCTATGGAGTTGAGCAAGCCTATATTTTTGGATCTCTGACTCGTCCCTATCAGTTCCAGCCTCATTCTGATATCGATATTGCTGTAGAACAGGTCGATCCCGAGGGGATGTTTTTGATGATTAGTTTCCTGATGACTGATATGAATCGAGATGTGGATGTGATAGACTTAAGAAAATGTCATTTTGCCCATAAAATTCGCGAAACTGGAATCCTATGGACGACCCCCAAAAACGCCTCTTAA
- the hpsE gene encoding hormogonium polysaccharide biosynthesis glycosyltransferase HpsE, which translates to MVDLTIAICTHNGETRVPRVLDRLCDCAQDTPDSITWELLIIDNCSIDATPQVCDGYRDRLPLRVIREGQQGLAFARQRAIEAAQGELVGFLDDDNLPDRDWIRQAVAFGQQHPNVGAYGSRILPDYSIEPPPNFDRIAPFLAITDRGPDARPYPPEKRLLPPGAGLVVRRQAWLTSVPQQLTLIGRTTNMALASEDLEALVHLQQHHWEIWYAPQLRVHHLIPPWRLQPDYLYKLMRGIGLSRYRTRMLSFSPILRPLALIAYSLNDSRRILRHLLRHRGQLQEDIVAQAELRFYIACLTSPIFFWRQYFSNTPPN; encoded by the coding sequence ATTGTGGATTTAACGATCGCCATCTGTACCCATAACGGCGAAACTCGCGTACCACGAGTTCTCGATCGCCTCTGCGATTGCGCCCAAGATACCCCGGATTCGATAACCTGGGAACTCCTGATTATCGATAATTGCAGTATCGATGCAACGCCCCAAGTCTGCGACGGATATCGCGATCGCCTTCCCCTACGAGTGATCCGAGAAGGCCAACAGGGACTCGCCTTTGCCCGCCAACGGGCGATCGAAGCCGCCCAAGGGGAACTTGTGGGCTTTCTCGACGACGACAATCTCCCCGATAGGGACTGGATTCGTCAAGCGGTGGCGTTCGGACAACAACACCCCAACGTCGGGGCCTATGGAAGTCGTATTCTCCCCGACTATAGTATCGAACCGCCCCCCAACTTCGATCGCATCGCCCCCTTTCTCGCCATCACCGATCGCGGCCCCGACGCTAGGCCCTATCCCCCCGAAAAACGACTACTTCCCCCAGGGGCCGGATTAGTAGTGCGTCGCCAAGCCTGGTTAACCTCCGTTCCCCAGCAACTCACCCTAATCGGCCGTACCACCAACATGGCCCTAGCCTCCGAAGACTTAGAAGCCCTAGTTCACCTACAACAGCATCACTGGGAAATTTGGTACGCCCCCCAGTTACGGGTTCATCACCTTATCCCCCCCTGGCGACTGCAACCGGACTATCTTTATAAACTCATGCGGGGAATTGGCCTGAGTCGGTATCGAACCCGAATGCTGAGTTTTTCCCCGATTCTGCGCCCCCTGGCCCTCATCGCCTACAGTCTCAACGACAGCCGCCGCATTCTCCGTCATCTGTTACGCCACCGCGGCCAACTGCAAGAGGATATCGTCGCCCAAGCCGAACTCCGCTTCTACATCGCCTGTCTTACCAGTCCCATTTTCTTCTGGAGACAATACTTCTCCAACACCCCGCCCAACTAG
- a CDS encoding glycosyltransferase family 4 protein, which yields MAFTTMYNVGDRRSWPPTQLGLCQAGFAMAQTLQNLGCQVEYVGGLSKKRSLVTKLKWEFYNKVQQRDYYRWVEPAIVRDYGLQVQKKLGQINYDVILAAENVLPIATLNPKKPMVLWTDAPLAALIDYYPYMSHLCRETRRNVYSFEKQALDRCTKVIYASDWAANQAISTYKLPASKVEVIPWGANWSEMPDEAEIRGAIAQRSQTTCELLWVGVDWERKGGNIALAVTEWLNQQGLKTRLNVAGIIPEKILDESPHLRYFGYLNKDNPQQHKQLKQLFLNSHFFILPVQAESYGHVFCEAQGFALPCLTHATGGISTIIKHEETGWILPRNTSTQIYGSLILEIFKDAKNYKKIAINALKNHQTKLNWDSACQSLLNIIKSL from the coding sequence GTGGCGTTTACGACAATGTATAATGTGGGCGATCGCCGCAGTTGGCCCCCGACTCAGTTGGGGTTATGTCAGGCGGGATTTGCTATGGCTCAAACTCTGCAAAATTTGGGTTGTCAGGTAGAGTATGTGGGAGGGTTAAGTAAAAAACGCTCTCTGGTGACGAAGTTAAAGTGGGAGTTTTACAATAAGGTTCAACAGCGTGATTATTATCGTTGGGTGGAACCGGCAATTGTGCGGGATTATGGGCTACAAGTTCAGAAGAAACTGGGTCAAATTAACTATGATGTGATTTTGGCGGCGGAAAATGTGTTACCCATTGCTACCTTAAACCCCAAAAAGCCAATGGTTCTCTGGACTGATGCCCCGTTAGCCGCTTTGATTGACTATTATCCCTACATGAGTCATCTCTGCCGAGAAACGCGGCGCAATGTCTATTCCTTTGAGAAACAAGCCCTTGACCGCTGTACTAAGGTGATTTATGCTTCAGATTGGGCGGCTAATCAGGCGATTTCTACCTACAAATTGCCCGCATCTAAAGTAGAGGTCATTCCTTGGGGGGCGAATTGGTCTGAGATGCCCGATGAGGCAGAAATTCGAGGAGCAATAGCCCAACGCTCTCAAACAACCTGTGAATTATTATGGGTTGGCGTCGATTGGGAACGCAAAGGAGGAAATATCGCCTTAGCGGTGACTGAATGGCTAAATCAACAGGGTCTTAAAACACGATTAAATGTTGCCGGAATTATTCCCGAAAAGATTTTAGACGAATCTCCCCATCTTCGCTATTTTGGCTATTTAAATAAAGACAATCCCCAACAGCATAAACAACTAAAACAATTATTTCTTAACTCTCATTTTTTTATATTACCAGTTCAAGCTGAAAGTTACGGTCATGTCTTTTGCGAAGCTCAAGGATTTGCACTTCCCTGCCTTACTCATGCTACAGGTGGGATATCCACAATTATTAAACACGAAGAAACAGGGTGGATTCTGCCCAGAAACACATCAACTCAAATTTATGGAAGCTTAATACTAGAAATATTTAAAGATGCAAAAAATTACAAAAAAATTGCTATAAACGCCCTAAAAAACCATCAAACAAAATTAAACTGGGACAGCGCCTGTCAATCCCTTCTCAACATCATCAAATCCCTATAA